A single Methanolobus sp. ZRKC5 DNA region contains:
- a CDS encoding transcriptional regulator: MTKEILIHQIIDVLQQAGFIVSKRCNIRPRSFDLAARKNETLIFYKVLYNIDGLNEETAREMKSLARYLGGTAVLIGAKTRDQMLEDSVVYMRYEIPALSVQTLYDYFVEEVPPLVSAAPGGLYVSIDGDVLKEARKRTDMSLGALATELGVSRRTISKYEEGGMDASIDIVLHLEELLDVALAKSIDILRGFEKKANVEAKQEKVPETQPDDGILNMLYALGYQVMSTSQAPFKAISKDTSDTLLTGISTYSSAMIKRADLMSSISCVTRTKSVFIIDGQMKSETVENTILIEKCELDKLSGTEELAELIDERTKKHNINI; encoded by the coding sequence ATGACGAAAGAAATCCTGATACATCAAATCATTGATGTATTACAGCAAGCAGGCTTCATTGTATCAAAAAGATGCAATATCCGACCACGGAGCTTTGACCTTGCAGCAAGGAAAAATGAAACTCTCATTTTTTATAAAGTACTATACAATATTGACGGACTAAATGAGGAAACTGCAAGAGAAATGAAAAGTCTCGCACGCTATCTGGGAGGAACTGCAGTACTTATTGGTGCAAAGACCCGGGACCAGATGCTTGAAGATAGCGTAGTGTATATGCGTTATGAGATTCCGGCCCTCAGCGTGCAAACCCTTTATGATTATTTTGTGGAAGAAGTACCTCCTCTTGTATCAGCAGCCCCTGGCGGACTTTATGTTTCGATAGATGGTGATGTACTCAAAGAAGCCCGTAAACGGACCGACATGTCACTCGGAGCCCTTGCCACTGAGCTTGGGGTTTCCAGAAGGACCATAAGCAAATACGAAGAAGGTGGCATGGATGCATCTATAGATATAGTCCTTCATCTTGAAGAACTACTGGACGTTGCCCTTGCAAAATCAATCGATATTCTTCGTGGTTTTGAGAAAAAGGCAAATGTTGAAGCTAAACAGGAAAAGGTGCCTGAGACACAACCAGATGATGGTATCCTGAACATGCTCTACGCTCTTGGTTACCAGGTCATGTCGACAAGCCAGGCACCCTTTAAAGCCATATCAAAAGATACATCCGACACACTACTGACAGGTATCAGCACTTATAGCAGTGCAATGATAAAACGGGCTGACCTTATGAGTAGTATATCCTGCGTAACAAGGACGAAATCAGTCTTTATCATAGATGGCCAGATGAAATCAGAAACAGTTGAGAACACAATTCTTATTGAGAAATGTGAGCTTGACAAACTATCCGGCACTGAGGAACTGGCAGAACTGATTGATGAAAGAACTAAAAAGCACAATATCAATATTTGA
- the purN gene encoding phosphoribosylglycinamide formyltransferase codes for MTTNIAVLVSGRGSNLQSIIDNIETGYIKNAKISVVISDVGDAYALERAQKHGITDVFIDPSDFSNKQDYEKDILEVLKDNDVDLILLAGYMRIVGKNLIAAYRNRIINIHPALLPSFKGLHAQQQAFDYGVKVSGCTVHFVDEGMDTGPIIIQKCVPVLDTDTADDLAARILEQEHKVYPEAVKLFVEGKLKVEGRIVVHS; via the coding sequence ATGACCACCAACATCGCAGTACTTGTTTCAGGAAGAGGATCAAATCTTCAATCAATTATTGACAATATCGAAACGGGCTACATCAAAAACGCAAAGATATCCGTCGTAATTAGCGATGTTGGGGATGCCTATGCCCTTGAGCGTGCCCAGAAACATGGGATAACCGATGTTTTCATAGACCCTTCTGATTTCTCAAATAAGCAAGATTATGAAAAAGATATATTGGAAGTCCTGAAAGACAACGATGTTGACCTTATACTTCTTGCAGGATACATGCGCATAGTAGGAAAAAACCTCATTGCAGCATATCGAAACAGAATAATAAACATCCACCCTGCATTGCTCCCTTCTTTCAAAGGACTGCATGCACAGCAACAGGCTTTTGATTATGGCGTGAAAGTTAGCGGTTGCACAGTACATTTTGTTGATGAAGGAATGGATACAGGCCCTATAATCATCCAGAAATGTGTACCTGTCCTTGATACAGATACTGCTGATGACCTCGCAGCACGCATACTTGAACAGGAGCACAAAGTCTACCCGGAAGCAGTCAAACTATTCGTTGAGGGTAAACTTAAAGTGGAAGGTAGAATTGTAGTACACTCATAA
- a CDS encoding IS66 family transposase, which translates to MCIDREEILAVYEAGPEAVVELVTRLLGIIEHQSLQIAQLEERVRHLEEMLEKNSRNSSKPPSTDSYARNKPTVKSQRKKTNKHVGGQNGHPGTTLRINDDPDEVIVHPVNQCVNCGRSLASVPSDYERRQVFDIPPITINCIEHRCEIKTCPKCSHVNKALFPDGVTQPTQYGHRVKSFAVYLHTYQLLPYQRVTKLFSDILGCKISPATLVNTERSCFEKLGAFENTVKHLLKESPVINLDETGMRINAVRNWLHVAGTDKLTYYFAHRKRGSEAMDAMGILPGYTGVATHDFWKPYNKYECQHSLCNAHLLRELTGASENSDQQWPKIMSDLLICIKHHVDNDLLDTELIQRFSEDYDHITCLGVNENPPDPESNVRSKKRGRKKQTTVKNLLDRFIGHKEDILRFMYDQNVPFDNNQAERDIRMTKVQQKISGTFRSEQGAKNFCRIRGYVSTVNKNSESVIDAISAIFYGNSFVPKLQN; encoded by the coding sequence ATTTGTATAGACCGCGAAGAAATACTTGCAGTTTATGAAGCTGGTCCAGAAGCAGTAGTAGAACTTGTAACTCGATTACTTGGGATAATTGAACATCAATCTCTCCAAATTGCACAACTTGAAGAGCGTGTCAGGCATTTGGAAGAAATGCTTGAAAAGAATAGTCGCAACAGTAGCAAACCACCTTCTACTGATTCTTATGCACGGAATAAACCAACCGTTAAAAGTCAAAGAAAAAAGACCAATAAGCATGTAGGTGGTCAAAACGGTCATCCTGGTACTACATTAAGAATAAATGATGATCCGGATGAAGTTATTGTTCATCCTGTTAATCAATGCGTCAATTGTGGGAGATCGTTAGCTTCTGTTCCCTCTGACTATGAAAGAAGACAGGTCTTTGACATTCCTCCTATAACTATCAATTGCATTGAACATCGTTGCGAGATTAAAACATGTCCCAAATGTTCTCATGTAAACAAAGCTCTTTTTCCAGATGGTGTAACTCAGCCGACTCAATACGGTCATCGAGTTAAGTCATTTGCAGTTTATTTGCACACTTACCAATTACTTCCTTATCAGCGTGTTACCAAGTTGTTCTCTGATATTTTGGGATGCAAGATAAGTCCTGCTACTTTGGTGAACACGGAACGTAGTTGTTTTGAGAAGCTTGGAGCTTTTGAAAATACAGTGAAACATCTCCTGAAAGAATCTCCTGTCATCAATCTGGATGAAACAGGAATGAGAATAAATGCAGTTCGTAATTGGCTTCATGTGGCAGGTACAGACAAACTGACCTATTATTTTGCACATCGCAAAAGGGGCTCAGAAGCAATGGATGCTATGGGCATATTACCAGGTTACACTGGTGTTGCAACACATGATTTTTGGAAACCGTACAACAAATATGAATGTCAACATTCATTATGTAATGCACATTTATTACGAGAGTTAACTGGAGCTTCCGAAAACAGTGATCAACAGTGGCCAAAGATAATGAGTGATCTCTTGATATGCATTAAACATCATGTTGATAATGATCTTTTAGATACTGAGCTAATTCAAAGGTTCAGTGAGGATTATGATCACATAACTTGTTTAGGAGTGAATGAAAATCCTCCTGATCCGGAATCAAATGTGCGGTCTAAAAAACGAGGACGTAAGAAGCAGACCACGGTAAAGAATTTGCTGGATAGGTTTATTGGCCATAAAGAGGATATCTTGCGATTTATGTACGACCAAAACGTTCCGTTTGATAACAATCAGGCTGAAAGAGATATCAGAATGACGAAAGTACAGCAGAAGATATCAGGTACTTTCCGCAGTGAACAGGGTGCAAAAAATTTCTGCCGTATAAGAGGATACGTGTCTACTGTTAATAAGAATTCTGAATCTGTTATCGATGCAATTAGTGCAATATTTTATGGCAATTCATTTGTTCCAAAGTTGCAGAATTGA